The following proteins come from a genomic window of Natrinema saccharevitans:
- the gfcR gene encoding transcriptional regulator GfcR, whose product MKNVDDLIESAAELAARGLSKGEIADELNVSRETASWLVERSGTTPQPADQPTAQPDNGTGGPQDIHVDWSAIGRDSKRMSAIAEAMADMLAKHGEDVDLTIGIEKAGGPIATLVARELETDLGTYTPAKHQWEEGDIDDLGGTFSRNFAGIRDRECYVVDDTITSGTTMRETIEAIRAEGGTPLACIVLADKQGLEELEGVPVYSLLQVISVGKDD is encoded by the coding sequence ATGAAAAACGTCGACGACCTGATCGAGAGCGCGGCCGAACTCGCGGCCCGCGGCCTCTCGAAGGGCGAGATCGCCGACGAGCTGAACGTCTCGCGGGAGACCGCGAGCTGGCTCGTCGAGCGCAGCGGGACGACGCCCCAGCCGGCCGACCAGCCGACGGCCCAGCCCGACAACGGGACGGGCGGGCCACAGGACATCCACGTCGACTGGTCGGCGATCGGCCGGGACAGCAAACGAATGAGCGCCATCGCGGAAGCGATGGCCGACATGCTCGCCAAGCACGGCGAGGACGTCGATCTCACGATCGGCATCGAGAAGGCCGGCGGCCCCATCGCGACGCTGGTCGCCCGGGAACTCGAGACCGACCTCGGGACCTACACCCCCGCGAAACACCAGTGGGAGGAAGGCGACATCGACGACCTCGGCGGGACCTTCTCCCGGAACTTCGCCGGGATCCGCGACCGCGAGTGTTACGTCGTCGACGACACCATCACCAGCGGGACCACCATGCGCGAGACCATCGAGGCGATCCGCGCCGAGGGCGGCACACCGCTGGCCTGTATCGTCCTCGCGGACAAACAGGGCCTCGAAGAACTCGAGGGCGTCCCCGTCTACTCGCTGTTGCAGGTCATCAGCGTCGGCAAGGACGACTGA
- the rnhA gene encoding ribonuclease HI produces the protein MPVIECDVETARERLEDAGVTVESGNTDHERWRASRGSATAVAYDDKVVIQGSEPREIEALLREGGGRAHVYFDGGSRGNPGPAAIGWVIVTGDGIVAEDGETIGTTTNNQAEYEALIAGLEAARDYGYDEVHVRGDSELIVKQVRGEYDTNDPDLREKRVTVHELLREFDEWTLEYVPREVNDRADGLANEALEEN, from the coding sequence ATGCCGGTCATCGAGTGCGATGTCGAGACGGCTCGCGAACGGCTCGAGGACGCGGGCGTGACCGTCGAGTCGGGCAACACCGACCACGAGCGCTGGCGGGCGAGCCGCGGGTCCGCGACCGCCGTTGCCTACGACGACAAAGTCGTGATTCAGGGGTCGGAACCCCGCGAAATCGAGGCGCTGCTCCGCGAGGGCGGGGGTCGTGCCCACGTCTACTTCGACGGCGGCTCGCGGGGCAATCCCGGCCCGGCCGCGATCGGCTGGGTGATCGTCACCGGCGACGGCATCGTCGCCGAGGACGGCGAAACTATCGGCACGACCACGAACAACCAGGCCGAGTACGAAGCGCTGATCGCGGGACTGGAAGCCGCCCGGGACTACGGCTACGACGAGGTCCACGTCCGGGGCGACTCCGAACTCATCGTCAAACAGGTCCGCGGCGAGTACGACACCAACGACCCCGACCTCCGCGAGAAACGCGTGACCGTCCACGAACTGCTTCGCGAGTTCGACGAGTGGACCCTCGAGTACGTCCCGCGGGAGGTCAACGATCGCGCGGACGGGCTTGCAAACGAAGCGCTGGAGGAGAACTGA
- a CDS encoding transcription initiation factor IIB — translation MTRSTRQRERTRETDETEDQEEVRACPECESDNLVKDSDRGELICEDCGLVVEEEQIDPGPEWRAFNHQERQEKSRVGAPTTQTMHDKGLTTTIDWKDKDAYGRSISSKKRSQMHRLRKWQERIRTKDAGERNLQFALSEIDRMASALGVPRSVREVASVIYRRALKEDLIRGRSIEGVATSALYAACRKEGIPRSLEEISEVSRVERKEIGRTYRYISQELGLEMRPVDPKKYVPRFCSELELSEEVQTKANEIIEKTAEEGLLSGKSPTGYAAAAIYAASLLCNEKKTQREVADVAQVTEVTIRNRYQEQIEAMGIHG, via the coding sequence ATGACACGGTCCACCCGCCAGCGGGAGCGAACGCGCGAGACGGACGAGACCGAGGATCAAGAGGAGGTACGTGCCTGCCCCGAGTGTGAATCGGATAATCTCGTCAAGGACTCCGACCGGGGTGAGCTCATCTGTGAAGACTGTGGGCTCGTCGTGGAGGAAGAACAGATCGATCCTGGCCCGGAGTGGCGGGCGTTCAACCACCAGGAACGACAGGAGAAGTCCCGCGTCGGTGCGCCGACGACTCAGACGATGCACGACAAGGGGCTGACGACGACGATCGACTGGAAGGACAAGGACGCCTACGGCCGCTCTATTTCCTCGAAGAAACGCAGTCAGATGCACCGCCTGCGAAAGTGGCAGGAACGCATCCGCACCAAAGACGCCGGCGAGCGTAATCTGCAGTTCGCGCTCAGCGAGATCGACCGGATGGCCTCGGCGCTCGGTGTCCCGCGATCGGTTCGGGAAGTCGCGTCGGTGATCTATCGACGCGCGCTCAAGGAAGACCTCATTCGCGGACGCTCGATCGAGGGCGTCGCGACCTCGGCGCTGTATGCCGCCTGTCGAAAGGAAGGCATCCCACGTTCCCTCGAGGAAATTTCGGAAGTCTCCCGGGTCGAACGCAAAGAGATCGGTCGGACGTATCGATACATCTCCCAGGAACTCGGCCTCGAGATGCGTCCCGTCGACCCGAAGAAGTACGTCCCGCGTTTCTGTTCCGAACTCGAACTCTCCGAGGAAGTCCAGACCAAGGCCAACGAGATCATCGAGAAGACGGCCGAGGAAGGACTGCTCTCGGGCAAGTCGCCCACGGGGTACGCCGCGGCCGCGATCTACGCCGCCTCGCTGCTCTGTAACGAGAAGAAGACCCAGCGGGAGGTCGCCGACGTCGCTCAGGTGACCGAGGTGACGATCCGCAACCGGTATCAGGAACAGATCGAAGCGATGGGCATTCACGGCTAG